Proteins co-encoded in one Enterobacter sp. R4-368 genomic window:
- the fdnG gene encoding formate dehydrogenase-N subunit alpha, with translation MELNRRQFFRICAGGLAGSTVASLGFLSSFSVHAETRQYKLLKAKETRNNCTYCSVGCGMLMYSLGDNAKNVSESIYHIEGDADHPVSRGSLCPKGAGVLDYIHSENRLLHPQYRAPGSDKWQRISWDEAIDKIARLMKKDRDENFIEKNAQGVTVNRWTTTGMLCSSAASNETGILDGKFTRALGMVAIDCQARLCHGPTVSALAPTFGRGAMTNNWVDIKNANVVLIMGGNAAEAHPVGFKWVVEAQTKNNATVMVVDPRFNRSAAVADFYAPIRAGSDTAFLLGAIRYLIEHDQIQHEYVRHYTNASLIIREDYAFNDGLFSGYDGQKRQYDKSSWFYQLDAQGNALRDETLSHPRCVWNLLKAHVARYTPEMVSRLCGTTVKDFTHVCSVLGSTSVPNRTATILYALGWTHHSAGAQIIRAAGMLQLLLGNIGMAGGGVNALRGHSNIQGYTDLGLLSTNLPGYMPLPSEKQPDYQTYISQITPPSLGVNEVNYWQNTPKFFISMMKSFWGDRATAENNWGYDWLPKWDRLYDVMTQAELMLEGKINGYIVQGFNPLAAFPDKNKSSRALAKLKYMVVIDPLATESSTFWQNHGEMNDVNPAEIQTEVFRLPSSCFAEEDGSIANSGRWLQWHWAAAEPPGEALHDAKILGRLFMRLRELYQAEGGANPEPLLNMSWDYNDPYDPHPEEVAREANGKALRDLYDDKGTLIAKKGEQLSSFAQLRDDGSTSSFCWVYCGSWTERGNQMANRDNSDPYGLGCTPGWAWSWPANRRILYNRASADPAGKPWDAKRALLHWDGQRWTGMDVADYSQAAPGSNVGPFIMNPEGVARLFSIDKMNDGPFPEHYEPIESPIGTNPLHPEVVSSPVARIFAADNANMGKADAFPYVATTYSITELFRHWTKHARLNAIAQPDQFVEIGEALAKEKGILAGDDVKVMSKRGFIKAKAVVTKRLQTLTIDGRRVDTVGIPCHWGFEGATRKGFLANTLTPSVGDANSQTPEYKAFLVNIEKA, from the coding sequence ATGGAGCTCAACCGGAGGCAGTTCTTTCGGATCTGCGCGGGCGGTCTGGCAGGAAGCACTGTCGCATCTCTCGGATTTTTATCTTCTTTTTCCGTTCACGCGGAAACCCGTCAATATAAACTCTTAAAAGCAAAAGAGACGCGAAATAACTGCACCTATTGTTCAGTCGGCTGCGGCATGCTGATGTACAGCCTCGGTGATAATGCGAAAAATGTCAGTGAAAGTATTTATCACATTGAAGGCGACGCCGATCATCCGGTGAGCCGGGGGTCATTGTGCCCGAAAGGCGCTGGCGTTCTGGACTATATTCACAGCGAAAATCGTTTATTACATCCGCAATATCGCGCGCCGGGTTCCGATAAATGGCAGCGAATTAGCTGGGATGAAGCAATTGATAAAATTGCGCGGTTAATGAAAAAAGATCGCGATGAAAACTTTATTGAAAAAAATGCGCAGGGCGTAACGGTCAATCGCTGGACCACCACCGGCATGCTCTGTTCTTCCGCCGCCAGTAATGAGACCGGCATTCTTGACGGCAAATTTACCCGCGCGCTGGGCATGGTGGCGATCGACTGTCAGGCGCGGTTGTGCCACGGTCCGACCGTTTCCGCGCTGGCACCGACCTTTGGCCGCGGCGCGATGACCAACAACTGGGTGGACATCAAAAACGCCAACGTAGTGCTGATCATGGGCGGTAACGCCGCCGAAGCGCATCCGGTCGGCTTTAAGTGGGTGGTGGAAGCGCAAACCAAAAACAACGCCACCGTGATGGTCGTCGATCCGCGCTTTAACCGCAGTGCGGCGGTGGCCGATTTCTATGCGCCGATCCGCGCCGGTTCCGACACCGCGTTTCTGCTTGGCGCGATCCGCTATCTGATTGAACATGACCAGATCCAGCATGAATATGTGCGCCACTACACCAATGCCAGCCTGATTATTCGCGAAGATTACGCCTTTAACGACGGCCTGTTCAGCGGCTACGACGGGCAAAAACGCCAGTACGACAAATCAAGCTGGTTCTACCAACTCGACGCCCAGGGCAATGCGTTGCGCGACGAGACGCTGAGCCATCCGCGCTGCGTGTGGAACTTGCTGAAAGCCCACGTTGCGCGCTACACACCGGAAATGGTCAGCCGCCTGTGCGGCACCACGGTAAAAGATTTTACCCATGTTTGCTCGGTGCTCGGCAGCACCAGCGTGCCGAACCGTACCGCTACCATTCTTTATGCGCTGGGCTGGACGCACCACTCGGCCGGGGCGCAGATCATTCGCGCGGCGGGGATGCTGCAACTGCTGCTCGGTAATATCGGTATGGCGGGCGGCGGCGTGAACGCGCTGCGGGGCCACTCGAATATTCAGGGCTATACCGACTTAGGCCTGCTGTCGACCAACCTGCCGGGTTATATGCCGCTGCCGTCAGAGAAACAGCCGGATTACCAGACCTATATTTCGCAAATCACCCCGCCGTCGCTGGGGGTGAACGAAGTGAACTACTGGCAGAACACGCCGAAGTTTTTCATCAGCATGATGAAGAGTTTCTGGGGCGATCGCGCCACGGCGGAGAACAACTGGGGTTACGACTGGCTGCCGAAATGGGATCGTCTCTACGATGTGATGACCCAGGCCGAGCTGATGCTCGAAGGCAAAATCAACGGTTATATCGTGCAGGGGTTCAACCCGCTGGCGGCTTTCCCGGATAAGAACAAGTCATCACGCGCGCTGGCGAAACTGAAATACATGGTGGTTATCGATCCGCTGGCGACCGAATCCTCCACCTTCTGGCAGAACCACGGTGAGATGAACGACGTCAATCCAGCGGAAATTCAGACCGAAGTGTTCCGTCTGCCATCCTCCTGCTTTGCTGAAGAGGACGGTTCCATCGCCAACTCCGGTCGCTGGTTGCAGTGGCACTGGGCCGCCGCCGAGCCGCCGGGAGAGGCATTGCACGACGCCAAAATCCTGGGACGCCTGTTTATGCGCCTGCGCGAGCTGTATCAGGCCGAAGGCGGAGCCAACCCGGAACCGCTGCTGAACATGTCCTGGGATTATAACGATCCGTACGATCCGCATCCGGAAGAGGTGGCCCGCGAAGCCAACGGTAAAGCGCTGCGCGATCTGTATGACGACAAAGGCACGCTGATTGCCAAAAAAGGCGAGCAGTTAAGCAGCTTTGCGCAACTGCGCGATGACGGCTCCACCAGCAGCTTCTGCTGGGTGTACTGCGGTAGCTGGACGGAGCGCGGAAACCAGATGGCGAACCGTGATAACAGCGATCCGTACGGGCTGGGCTGTACGCCGGGCTGGGCGTGGTCGTGGCCGGCGAACCGCCGCATTCTTTACAACCGCGCCTCTGCCGATCCGGCGGGTAAACCGTGGGATGCGAAGCGCGCACTGCTGCACTGGGATGGTCAGCGCTGGACAGGTATGGACGTTGCCGATTACAGCCAGGCTGCGCCAGGCAGCAATGTCGGGCCGTTTATCATGAATCCGGAAGGCGTGGCGCGCCTGTTCTCCATCGACAAGATGAACGACGGCCCGTTCCCGGAACACTACGAGCCGATTGAATCGCCAATTGGCACCAACCCGCTGCACCCGGAAGTGGTTTCCAGCCCGGTAGCGCGTATTTTCGCCGCCGACAACGCCAATATGGGCAAAGCGGATGCTTTCCCGTATGTCGCCACCACCTACTCAATAACCGAGCTGTTCCGCCACTGGACGAAACATGCCCGCCTTAATGCCATCGCGCAGCCGGATCAGTTCGTTGAGATTGGCGAAGCGCTGGCAAAAGAGAAGGGCATTCTCGCCGGCGACGACGTGAAGGTGATGTCGAAACGCGGTTTTATCAAAGCCAAAGCGGTGGTCACGAAGCGTTTGCAAACCCTGACCATTGACGGTCGTCGGGTCGACACCGTCGGCATTCCGTGCCACTGGGGTTTTGAAGGGGCCACGCGCAAAGGCTTCCTTGCTAACACGCTAACGCCGTCTGTCGGCGACGCTAACTCGCAGACGCCGGAATACAAGGCGTTTTTGGTCAATATTGAGAAGGCGTAA
- the fdnI gene encoding formate dehydrogenase-N subunit gamma — translation MNKSKMILRTKFIDRACHWTVVICFFLVALSGIALFFPTLHWLTQTFGTPQMGRILHPFFGVLIFLILMFMFVRFVHHNIPDKKDLPWLKNIVEVLKGNEHKVADVGKYNAGQKMMFWTIMSMISLLLATGVVIWRPYFAHFFPIWLIRWCLLAHATSAIILMLAILVHMYMAFWVKGSIKGMIEGNVSRRWAKKHHPRWYREVEAAEEKQQQ, via the coding sequence ATGAATAAAAGCAAAATGATCCTGCGCACCAAATTTATCGACCGGGCGTGCCACTGGACGGTGGTGATCTGCTTTTTCCTGGTGGCGTTATCCGGTATCGCACTCTTTTTCCCGACGCTGCACTGGCTGACGCAAACCTTCGGCACGCCGCAGATGGGGCGCATTCTGCATCCGTTCTTTGGCGTGCTGATCTTTCTGATCCTGATGTTTATGTTCGTGCGCTTTGTGCACCACAACATTCCGGACAAGAAAGATCTGCCGTGGCTGAAAAACATTGTTGAGGTGCTAAAAGGCAACGAGCATAAGGTGGCGGATGTCGGCAAATATAACGCCGGGCAAAAAATGATGTTCTGGACCATCATGAGCATGATTTCGCTGCTGCTGGCGACGGGCGTGGTGATCTGGCGACCGTACTTTGCCCACTTTTTCCCCATCTGGCTGATTCGCTGGTGTTTGCTGGCGCATGCCACCAGCGCCATTATCCTGATGCTCGCCATTCTGGTGCACATGTATATGGCGTTCTGGGTGAAAGGGTCGATCAAAGGCATGATTGAAGGCAACGTGAGCCGCCGCTGGGCGAAGAAGCACCATCCGCGCTGGTATCGCGAAGTCGAAGCCGCAGAAGAAAAACAACAGCAGTAA
- the bla gene encoding class A beta-lactamase, with the protein MFFPVKSICSLLLLSAFAASAANIDNATLTAVARLQEEHLGARIGIAVVDTASGEAVSYRGDERFPLNSTHKALLCGALLSKVDKGELALNETTQFAQSELVTWSPVTSKFVAPASMSWQQLCSAAITESDNTAANLLAKKLGGPAAVTRFFADSGDSVTRLDRAEPELNSAVPGDLRDTTTPLAVSHTLQKLALGEVLTPRSRAQLVQWMKEDKVADALLRSTLPKGWVIGDKTGAGDYGSRSIISIVWPKKGAPRIVSIYITDTKATMAQSNDAIARIGKAIFSATK; encoded by the coding sequence ATGTTTTTCCCAGTGAAATCAATCTGTTCTTTACTGCTATTGAGCGCGTTTGCCGCCAGCGCCGCCAATATTGATAACGCCACGCTGACGGCGGTGGCTCGCCTGCAGGAAGAACACTTAGGCGCACGCATCGGCATTGCGGTAGTGGATACCGCCAGCGGTGAGGCGGTGAGCTACCGCGGCGATGAGCGTTTTCCGCTTAACAGCACCCACAAAGCGCTGCTGTGCGGCGCGTTGCTGAGCAAGGTCGACAAAGGCGAACTGGCGTTAAATGAGACCACTCAGTTTGCGCAAAGCGAGCTGGTGACCTGGTCGCCGGTGACCAGCAAGTTTGTTGCGCCTGCTTCGATGAGCTGGCAGCAACTGTGCAGCGCGGCAATCACTGAAAGTGACAACACGGCGGCAAATCTGCTGGCGAAAAAGCTGGGCGGACCGGCAGCGGTGACGCGCTTCTTTGCTGATTCCGGTGACAGTGTCACGCGACTCGATCGCGCCGAACCTGAACTCAACAGCGCCGTGCCGGGCGATTTGCGCGATACCACCACGCCGCTGGCTGTCAGCCACACGCTGCAAAAGCTGGCGCTCGGCGAGGTATTAACGCCGCGTTCGCGCGCACAACTGGTGCAGTGGATGAAAGAGGATAAAGTCGCCGATGCGCTGCTGCGTTCCACGTTGCCAAAAGGCTGGGTGATTGGCGATAAAACCGGGGCGGGCGATTATGGTTCGCGTTCGATTATCAGTATTGTCTGGCCGAAAAAAGGCGCGCCTCGTATTGTATCTATTTATATAACGGATACTAAAGCGACAATGGCGCAAAGTAATGACGCCATTGCCCGCATCGGCAAAGCCATATTCAGCGCGACGAAGTAA
- the fdxH gene encoding formate dehydrogenase subunit beta produces the protein MSMQSQDIIKRSATNGFTPPPQARDFRAEVAKLIDVSTCIGCKGCQVACSEWNDIRDEVGYCAGVYDNPLDLSAKSWTVMRFSETTQNGKLEWLIRKDGCMHCAEPGCLKACPSAGAIIQYANGIVDFQSEHCIGCGYCIAGCPFNVPRLNPDDNRVYKCTLCVDRVSVGQEPACVKTCPTGAIHFGTKAEMLELGEQRVAQLQKRGYVNAGVYNPQGVGGTHVMYVLHHADQPGLYHNLPAEPKIDVPVNVWKGILKPLSAAGFIATFAGLLFHYIGVGPNKETDDDEEEHDHE, from the coding sequence ATGTCCATGCAATCACAAGACATTATTAAACGTTCAGCGACCAACGGTTTTACGCCGCCGCCGCAGGCACGGGATTTCCGCGCCGAAGTGGCAAAGCTGATTGATGTGTCCACCTGTATCGGCTGTAAAGGCTGTCAGGTGGCCTGTTCCGAGTGGAACGATATCCGCGATGAGGTGGGGTATTGCGCCGGGGTGTATGACAACCCGCTCGATTTAAGCGCCAAATCCTGGACGGTGATGCGCTTTAGCGAAACCACGCAAAACGGCAAGCTGGAGTGGCTGATCCGCAAAGATGGCTGTATGCACTGCGCGGAGCCGGGTTGCCTGAAAGCCTGCCCGTCGGCGGGCGCGATCATTCAGTACGCCAACGGGATTGTCGATTTCCAGTCGGAGCACTGCATTGGCTGCGGCTACTGCATTGCCGGTTGCCCGTTCAACGTGCCGCGCCTCAACCCGGACGATAACCGGGTCTACAAATGCACGCTCTGTGTCGATCGCGTCAGCGTCGGCCAGGAGCCCGCGTGTGTGAAAACCTGCCCGACCGGGGCGATTCATTTTGGTACCAAAGCCGAAATGCTGGAGCTTGGCGAGCAGCGCGTGGCGCAGTTGCAAAAACGCGGTTATGTCAACGCGGGGGTATACAACCCGCAGGGCGTGGGCGGTACGCATGTGATGTATGTGCTGCATCATGCCGACCAGCCGGGGCTGTATCACAACCTGCCTGCGGAACCGAAAATCGATGTGCCGGTTAATGTGTGGAAAGGCATTCTCAAGCCGCTCTCCGCCGCCGGGTTTATCGCCACCTTTGCCGGTCTGCTGTTCCACTACATCGGCGTAGGGCCGAACAAAGAGACGGATGACGATGAAGAGGAGCACGACCATGAATAA